GCTCATCGCCGCCAGCTGAACGCCGGGCAAGTGTACTCGACGCTTGAACGGATGGTCCGCCAGGGTCTCGTCCGGTCGGATGGGGAGACGGAAGACGGTCTTCCGCTCTACGCCCTGACGGACGCGGGCGCCGCCCAAGCCCATATCTGGCTGACCGGAGGTTCCCTCGATGCGCGGCCGGACTGGGAGGAGATGCAGGACCAAGTGCTCATCGCCGCCTCCCTCGCCGGTGCGGAACCAGCGGTCGTGGTGGAGGGCTATCGGGCGGTGTTCGCCGAACGTATCCGCGGACTGAGCCATGACGCCGACTCGCGCGCGCGCCTCGCGGCGAATCGCGCGGCGGAGCTGGGTGCGAAGGCCGCCCTCGCCTGGCTGGACGAGGTAGCTGCCGCGCTGGCCGCGCACCCGGACGCGCTTGTCCAGCCGCGCAGCCCGGAGCGGCCGCGGCGGGGACGTCGGCCCTCCGCCGCCACCACGGAGCGATCGTTCCCGGGAGCTCGGCGGTGAGCGCCCGGATCATCGGTGCAGCAGTTCGCCGGCCTTGTCCAGGACGTTCTTCTCCCCCGCCTCGATCGGCACCGCGAACCGGTTCTGCGCCGGCGGCAGCGGGCAGTTGAAGTTGTAGCTGAACGCGCAGGGCGGCAGCACCGCCAGGTTGAAGTCGAGCGTGACGGTTCCGTCGGAGTTCGGCGCGACGAAGAGGAAACGGCCGACGGCGTACGTGCTGTCGCCATTGGTGCTGTCGGCGAAGACGAGCTGGAGGGCCCGTCCGGCCTGGAAGGCGGCGAGGCTGTAATCGACGCCGTCTTTGGTGAAGGCGATCTCGCCGGGGATCACTATGTCGCGCGTCGCGCCATCGTCTTTGAGGTGCTCGAAGCCGACGATCTTGCCGCCCTCGATCGGGCGGAACGCAGCCTGGACGATCCACTCGGGGTTGAAGGGGAAGGCGTCAATGGAGCCGAAATCCCGGATCGCCTCGGAGTTCGCGTCCCACACCCGCAGCGCATACTCCCCCGTTTCGCTGGCGATCACGAAACCGGTGACCGTGTCGCTGAAGACGACCTCCGAGGGTTTCGGGTCGTCTTTGCCGCGTACGATCGCCGAGCCGTCGACGTGTGTGCCGTCCACTGTGATGCCGTCGGCGGCCGCAGCGGTGACCCTGAGACCTGATTGCCCGGCCGGCAGCGGGGCCCACCGTCCCGGGACTCCCCAGATCGTCTGGTCGCTGCCGGGCTCGCCGGTGATCCACTGCGTGTTCACGAGTGCCAGGCTGCCCTTCGGCGCGACGACGGCCTGCTCGCGGCGCTGGCGGTAGCGGGCCAGGATATCGCGGGGATCGGAAGGGGGGGCCGTGTCTGTCATGGGTCTCCATCCTCGAGCAGATCTCGGAGTGCCACCGCCACCGACACTCGCAGATTGCGGTCGCGGCCTCATCTGGCCTCCGCGTAGTTGTCGACCACGGCCGCGGCGACGGGGAATTCGACGGGGAAACCGCCGAAGAGCAGTGTACCGGCCCGGGCGGCGGCGCTCGACACGGCTTCGCCCACCGCCTCCGTGAGAGCGTCCGGCGTATGAACGATGACTTCGTCGTGCAGGAAGTAGACGAGGTGGGGCGCTTCGGTCAGCGGACGACCCGCCGCGAGCGCGGTCAGGCGGTTCCGCAGCTCGGCCATCCAGCACAGCGCCCACTCGGCCGCGCTCGCCTGCACCACGAAGTTGCGCGTGAAGCGGCCCCAGTCGCGGGCCTGCGCGCGTGCGCGGCGTTCGTCGGCGGGGGTCGACTCGGCCGTGCTGGCAGCCGACTGCGTCTCCTGCCAGGAGCCGCCCGGTCGCGGCGAGCTGCGGCCCAGGCGGGAGGTGACGACCTCCCCTCTCTCCCCCGCCCGCGCGGCTTCTTAGACGAGCCGCACGGCTCGTGGGAAGGCCCGGGCGAGGCGCGGCATCAACCGCCCGCTCTCCCCCGTCGTCGCGCCGTACATCGCGCCGAGCATGGCGACTTTGGCCTGTGTACGCTCCGTCACCGCACCCGCGGAGACGATGCCCGTGTACAGGTCCTGCCCGCGGCCGGCGGCGGCCATCGCCTGATCGTGCGCGAGGCCGGTCAGGATGCGCGGTTCGAGTTGTGCGGCGTCGGCGACGACCAGTTTCCAGCCGGGATCGGCGATCACGGCACCGCGTACGTGCTTCGGCAGTTGGAGGGCGCCGCCACCGCGCGTCGCCCAGCGTCCCGTCACCACCCCGCCCGGAACGTAGTCGGGCCGGAACTGGCCGTTCTGCACCCAGGATTCGAGCCAGGACCAGCCGTTGGCTGTCAGCAGCCTGGAGAGTTTCTTGTAGTGCAGCAGCGGCTCGATGACCGGGTGGTCGAGCTCGCGGAGCTCCCAGGAGCTGGTGGAGCTCACGCGGAGGCCCGCGCGTTGCAGGGCCCGCAGCAGCGCGGGCGGGCTGTCGGGGTTGAGGGTGGGCGAGTCGAGCGCGGCGCGGATCTGCGCGGCCAGGTCCTCGAGCACCACGGGCCCGCCATAGGCGGGGCGGGGTCCGAGCAGCTCGGTCAGAAGGGCGTCGTGCCGCTCAGCGCTGTACGGCAGGCCGGCGAAGCGCATCTCCGCCGCGATCAGTGCGCCGGCGGACTCGGCGGCCAGCAGCAGACGGAGGCGTCCGGGATCGGCGGAGGCGGCCACGGCATCCTGCTGAGCGGCGAACTCGGCAGCGGCGGATGGTGGCTCCCGACGGGTGGGCTGGTCCAGCTCGAAGAGCGCGGTGTGCGCGGCGGACGGCGCCTCTTCGGCCTCGATCGTGGCCTCCCACGGCCCGGGCGGGGCGGTCGCGATCGCCGAGGCCGCGCTCAGTGTACTGTGACGGATGATGACGTGGCTCAGCCGCAGGTCGGCGCACAGCGTTCGACACGAAGGCCGGCGGCGAGCAGCGCGGGGTACCAGGCGCG
This genomic window from Leifsonia xyli subsp. cynodontis DSM 46306 contains:
- a CDS encoding DUF1684 domain-containing protein produces the protein MTDTAPPSDPRDILARYRQRREQAVVAPKGSLALVNTQWITGEPGSDQTIWGVPGRWAPLPAGQSGLRVTAAAADGITVDGTHVDGSAIVRGKDDPKPSEVVFSDTVTGFVIASETGEYALRVWDANSEAIRDFGSIDAFPFNPEWIVQAAFRPIEGGKIVGFEHLKDDGATRDIVIPGEIAFTKDGVDYSLAAFQAGRALQLVFADSTNGDSTYAVGRFLFVAPNSDGTVTLDFNLAVLPPCAFSYNFNCPLPPAQNRFAVPIEAGEKNVLDKAGELLHR
- a CDS encoding PadR family transcriptional regulator, encoding MSVQFGFLAILTQGPAYGSQLQSEFLLRAAHRRQLNAGQVYSTLERMVRQGLVRSDGETEDGLPLYALTDAGAAQAHIWLTGGSLDARPDWEEMQDQVLIAASLAGAEPAVVVEGYRAVFAERIRGLSHDADSRARLAANRAAELGAKAALAWLDEVAAALAAHPDALVQPRSPERPRRGRRPSAATTERSFPGARR